The proteins below are encoded in one region of Synechococcales cyanobacterium T60_A2020_003:
- the groES gene encoding co-chaperone GroES: MAAVSLSVSTVKPLGDRVFVKVSASEEKTAGGILLPDTAKEKPQVGEIAAVGPGKRNDDGSRQAPEVQVGDKVLYSKYAGTDIKLGGDEYVLLSEKDILAVVS, translated from the coding sequence ATGGCAGCTGTATCTCTAAGCGTCTCTACCGTGAAGCCCCTGGGCGATCGCGTATTTGTAAAAGTCAGCGCATCTGAAGAAAAAACCGCTGGTGGCATTCTGCTTCCCGATACTGCAAAGGAGAAGCCCCAAGTTGGTGAAATCGCTGCAGTTGGCCCTGGCAAGCGCAACGATGATGGCTCTCGCCAAGCACCCGAAGTCCAAGTGGGCGACAAGGTTCTCTACTCCAAATACGCCGGAACCGACATCAAGCTCGGTGGCGACGAGTACGTTCTGCTGTCCGAGAAGGACATCCTGGCTGTAGTTAGCTAA
- the groL gene encoding chaperonin GroEL (60 kDa chaperone family; promotes refolding of misfolded polypeptides especially under stressful conditions; forms two stacked rings of heptamers to form a barrel-shaped 14mer; ends can be capped by GroES; misfolded proteins enter the barrel where they are refolded when GroES binds), with translation MAKRIVYNENARRALEKGMDILAEAVAVTLGPKGRNVVLEKKFGAPQIVNDGVTIAKEIELEDHIENTGVSLIRQAASKTNDAAGDGTTTATVLAHAIVKEGLRNVAAGANAISLKRGIDKATGFLVDQIASHARPVEDSKAIAQVGSISAGNDDEVGAMIAEAMDKVGREGVISLEEGKSMTTELEVTEGMRFDKGYISPYFATDTERMEAVLDEPFILLTDKKIALVQDLVPVLEQVARASRPLLIIAEDIEKEALATLVVNRLRGVLNVAAVKAPGFGDRRKAMLQDIAVLTGGQVITEDAGLKIDSVKMDMLGKARRVTITKDTTTIVAEGNEAEVKARCEQIRRQIEETDSSYDKEKLQERLAKLSGGVAVIKVGAATETEMKDRKLRLEDAINATKAAVEEGIVPGGGTTLAHLAPQLQDWANSSLSGEELIGASIVARALTAPLKRIAENAGQNGAVIAERVKEKEFNVGYNAANNEFVDMFAAGIVDPAKVTRSALQNAASIAGMVLTTECIVVDKPEPKEAAGAGAGAGMGGDFDY, from the coding sequence ATGGCTAAGCGCATTGTTTACAACGAAAACGCTCGTCGTGCCCTGGAAAAGGGAATGGACATTCTGGCTGAAGCGGTTGCAGTCACCCTCGGCCCCAAAGGGCGAAACGTCGTTCTAGAGAAGAAGTTCGGTGCACCTCAAATCGTGAACGACGGCGTCACCATTGCGAAGGAAATTGAACTCGAAGATCACATCGAGAACACAGGTGTTTCCCTGATTCGTCAGGCAGCATCCAAGACCAACGACGCAGCGGGTGACGGAACCACCACCGCAACCGTTCTAGCACACGCCATCGTCAAAGAAGGTCTGCGGAACGTGGCTGCAGGTGCAAACGCCATCTCCCTGAAGCGCGGTATCGACAAAGCAACCGGATTCCTGGTTGACCAAATTGCTAGCCACGCTCGTCCGGTTGAAGATTCCAAGGCGATCGCTCAGGTCGGTTCTATCTCCGCAGGCAACGACGACGAAGTTGGCGCGATGATCGCTGAGGCGATGGACAAAGTTGGTCGTGAAGGCGTGATCTCCCTGGAAGAAGGGAAGTCCATGACCACCGAACTCGAAGTCACCGAGGGGATGCGCTTTGATAAGGGCTATATCTCTCCCTACTTCGCCACCGATACCGAGCGCATGGAAGCGGTTCTGGACGAGCCGTTCATCCTGCTCACCGACAAGAAGATTGCATTGGTTCAAGACCTCGTTCCCGTTCTAGAGCAGGTTGCACGCGCAAGCCGTCCTCTGCTGATCATCGCAGAAGACATCGAGAAAGAGGCTCTCGCAACCTTGGTGGTTAACCGTCTGCGCGGTGTTCTGAATGTTGCGGCTGTTAAAGCTCCTGGCTTTGGCGATCGCCGGAAGGCCATGCTGCAAGACATCGCGGTTCTGACGGGCGGTCAGGTGATCACCGAAGATGCGGGTCTGAAGATCGATAGCGTCAAGATGGATATGCTCGGTAAGGCTCGCCGCGTCACCATCACCAAAGACACTACCACCATTGTTGCCGAAGGGAACGAGGCTGAAGTCAAGGCACGCTGCGAACAGATTCGTCGTCAGATTGAAGAGACCGATTCCAGCTACGACAAAGAGAAGCTGCAAGAGCGCTTGGCGAAGCTGTCCGGTGGTGTTGCCGTAATCAAAGTGGGTGCGGCAACCGAAACCGAAATGAAGGATCGCAAACTGCGCCTGGAAGATGCCATCAACGCAACCAAGGCTGCCGTTGAAGAGGGGATCGTTCCCGGTGGGGGTACCACCCTGGCTCACCTCGCGCCTCAGCTCCAAGACTGGGCAAACTCCAGCTTGTCCGGTGAAGAGTTGATCGGTGCTAGCATCGTGGCTCGTGCCCTGACCGCTCCTCTGAAGCGCATTGCTGAGAACGCAGGCCAAAACGGCGCTGTAATCGCTGAGCGCGTGAAAGAGAAAGAGTTCAACGTCGGCTACAACGCAGCTAACAACGAGTTCGTTGATATGTTTGCGGCTGGTATTGTTGACCCTGCGAAGGTAACCCGTTCCGCTCTGCAAAACGCGGCGTCCATCGCCGGAATGGTTTTGACCACCGAGTGCATCGTAGTAGACAAGCCTGAGCCTAAGGAAGCGGCTGGTGCGGGTGCTGGCGCTGGTATGGGCGGCGACTTTGACTACTAA